In Microbacterium pumilum, the following proteins share a genomic window:
- a CDS encoding alpha/beta hydrolase: MSEPIDEFSFLTEQAADVGIEGPIPRGERLSLTLADGRILSALRYTPVAAPPPGSEDGGGGAGGPVVTFLHGAGLNAHTWDTTILALGLPALAIDLPGHGDSSWRADAAYVARVLAPDVAAGMDAWTDGPQLLVGQSLGGLTAAAVAASRPDLVRELVIIDITPGVDPNAGPTQIREFFAGPTDWASRDELVDRALAFGLGGSRAAAERGVYFNSRVRPDGRVEWKHHFAHLAAAMAAANAEPAAPPADGQDAVAAVLGEAGWQDLIAVTAPITLMQGDRGYVTEADATQFRARVPAASVVTVASGHNVQEERPLELGRDLRTLAGKG; this comes from the coding sequence GTGAGCGAACCCATCGACGAGTTCTCGTTTCTGACCGAGCAGGCCGCGGACGTCGGCATCGAGGGGCCGATCCCCCGCGGCGAGCGGCTATCGCTCACCCTGGCGGACGGTCGCATCCTCAGCGCACTGCGCTACACGCCCGTTGCGGCGCCGCCTCCAGGCAGTGAAGACGGGGGTGGCGGCGCCGGCGGACCCGTCGTGACCTTCCTGCACGGCGCCGGGCTCAACGCCCACACCTGGGACACCACGATCCTCGCCCTCGGGCTTCCCGCGCTTGCGATCGACCTGCCCGGACACGGCGATTCATCGTGGCGTGCCGACGCGGCGTACGTCGCACGAGTTCTCGCCCCGGATGTCGCGGCCGGCATGGACGCCTGGACCGACGGCCCTCAGCTTCTCGTCGGCCAGTCGCTGGGCGGGCTCACCGCGGCGGCGGTCGCCGCATCCCGACCCGATCTCGTGCGCGAGCTCGTGATCATCGACATCACGCCGGGGGTCGACCCGAACGCCGGGCCGACCCAGATCCGGGAGTTCTTCGCCGGTCCGACCGATTGGGCCTCGCGCGACGAGCTCGTCGACCGCGCGCTCGCCTTCGGGCTGGGTGGCTCACGTGCGGCGGCCGAGCGCGGCGTGTACTTCAACTCGCGGGTGCGGCCCGACGGCCGCGTGGAGTGGAAGCACCACTTCGCCCACCTGGCGGCGGCGATGGCGGCGGCCAACGCCGAGCCGGCCGCACCGCCCGCCGACGGACAGGACGCGGTCGCGGCGGTGCTGGGCGAAGCCGGCTGGCAGGATCTCATCGCTGTGACAGCGCCGATCACCCTGATGCAGGGCGATCGAGGCTACGTCACCGAGGCGGATGCGACGCAGTTCCGAGCACGCGTGCCTGCGGCATCCGTCGTCACCGTCGCATCCGGACACAACGTGCAGGAAGAACGCCCGCTGGAGCTCGGAAGGGACCTGCGGACCCTCGCCGGGAAGGGTTAA
- a CDS encoding N-acetyltransferase family protein — MLEEEYDKPRRLPWHLRKPPEPERPFAYAIRAVEDRDIPDIREIYNYYVTNSVVTFDEKKWTFQQWRDKVERLRKLDLPFIVAESPSGQVLGYAYVSPWSGKSSYRYTVENSIYLGQAATGKGLGRALLAELIAACEAKGIREMVAVISDKGAEASVSLHEKLGFTEVGRMGRVGFKFGRWLGTIYLQKSLTPVKQKRTKLFSR; from the coding sequence ATGCTGGAGGAGGAGTACGACAAGCCGCGCCGGCTGCCCTGGCACCTGCGGAAGCCGCCCGAGCCGGAGCGCCCGTTCGCGTATGCGATCCGGGCGGTCGAAGACCGCGACATCCCCGACATCCGCGAGATCTACAACTACTACGTCACCAACTCGGTCGTGACCTTCGACGAGAAGAAGTGGACGTTCCAGCAGTGGCGCGACAAGGTCGAGCGCCTGCGAAAGCTCGACCTGCCGTTCATCGTCGCGGAGTCGCCGTCGGGACAGGTTCTGGGCTACGCGTACGTCTCACCCTGGTCGGGCAAATCCTCCTACCGGTACACCGTCGAGAACTCGATCTATCTCGGCCAGGCCGCCACGGGCAAGGGGCTCGGACGTGCTCTGCTGGCCGAGCTGATTGCGGCGTGCGAGGCGAAGGGCATTCGCGAGATGGTCGCCGTGATCAGCGACAAGGGGGCCGAAGCATCCGTCTCGCTGCACGAGAAGCTCGGCTTCACAGAGGTCGGGCGCATGGGCAGGGTCGGGTTCAAGTTCGGCCGCTGGCTCGGCACGATCTACCTGCAGAAGTCCCTCACGCCGGTCAAGCAGAAGCGGACGAAGCTCTTCAGCCGCTGA
- a CDS encoding protealysin inhibitor emfourin, giving the protein MHPDSDDAVGGARHATVPGDTPGSTERRPDQPASERSPDASPQPAVAVTVIRSGGFAGLRRTWRAEAGEDEAPHWVTLIEGCPWDAVRIGTGPAGADLFMWRLDVRCGDRRRAAELADPEVRGPWRDLIDAVREAGSPGRRSGD; this is encoded by the coding sequence ATGCACCCTGACAGCGATGACGCAGTGGGCGGAGCGCGACACGCCACCGTCCCCGGCGACACTCCCGGGTCCACGGAGCGCCGGCCGGATCAGCCGGCGAGTGAGCGATCGCCAGATGCATCGCCGCAACCGGCCGTCGCCGTCACCGTCATCCGCAGCGGGGGTTTCGCCGGACTCCGACGCACCTGGCGTGCCGAGGCCGGTGAGGACGAAGCGCCGCACTGGGTCACGCTGATCGAAGGATGCCCGTGGGATGCCGTGCGGATCGGCACCGGGCCTGCGGGGGCGGACCTGTTCATGTGGCGTCTCGATGTGCGCTGCGGCGATCGGCGGCGCGCAGCCGAGCTCGCCGACCCCGAGGTCCGGGGCCCATGGCGCGATCTCATCGACGCCGTGCGCGAAGCCGGTTCGCCGGGCCGGCGCAGCGGCGACTGA
- a CDS encoding SIP domain-containing protein encodes MSHTSEHNAAACRASRHTRVQHLITADEASLAELEALLATLPICSTGRVFIEIPDAAWQGVVDAPPRMVVTWLDRSRRSGDPGTGRACAPGQALSRAVTAWADEMLCDEDDETRIHLLGGYLGTADIVDHLTSRNGVASSSIHTPERFGLTTAR; translated from the coding sequence ATGTCCCACACGTCGGAGCACAACGCCGCGGCCTGCCGCGCGTCGCGGCACACGCGGGTTCAGCACCTCATCACCGCCGACGAGGCATCCCTCGCCGAGCTCGAGGCGCTGCTGGCGACGCTTCCGATCTGCTCGACCGGTCGCGTGTTCATCGAGATCCCGGATGCCGCATGGCAGGGCGTCGTCGACGCACCGCCTCGCATGGTCGTGACGTGGCTGGATCGGTCACGGCGCAGCGGCGACCCGGGCACCGGTCGTGCCTGCGCCCCCGGTCAGGCGCTGTCGCGCGCCGTCACGGCGTGGGCCGACGAGATGCTGTGCGACGAGGACGACGAGACCCGCATCCACCTCTTGGGCGGCTACCTCGGCACGGCCGACATCGTCGATCACCTCACGTCCCGCAACGGCGTGGCGTCGTCATCGATCCACACCCCCGAGCGATTCGGTCTGACGACGGCGCGCTGA
- a CDS encoding ABC transporter permease encodes MIRYTLTRLALLLLGLLVASVLIFLTLRVLPGDVAQLIAGVNSTPEQVEALRQRLGLDQPLTAQYLEWISGVFRGDLGNSLLTGSSVADELAQKIRVTVPLGVMALTIAILFSVPLGVLSAMRRSRSTGTVMSVGAQTLAAVPVVWAGMMLVVVFAVWLGWLPAQGFPRTGWADPWAAFRSLLLPALTIGIVEGAMLMRFVRSATLQAVGQDYVRTAAAKGLTRDTALIRHGLPVVGLSVITVLGLQIAGIIVGAVVIEQLFALPGIGRMLVQDVSRRDLPKVQGELLVLTGFVLIVGFVVDLVHRLLDPRQREAS; translated from the coding sequence GTGATCCGATACACGCTGACACGACTGGCCCTGCTTCTGCTCGGGCTGCTCGTCGCCAGCGTGCTCATCTTCCTCACCCTTCGGGTGCTCCCCGGGGATGTCGCCCAGCTGATCGCGGGGGTCAACAGCACCCCCGAGCAGGTGGAGGCGCTCCGTCAGCGACTGGGACTCGATCAGCCGCTGACGGCGCAATACCTCGAGTGGATCAGCGGCGTGTTCCGCGGGGATCTCGGCAACTCCCTGCTGACCGGGTCCAGCGTCGCGGACGAACTCGCTCAGAAGATCCGTGTGACGGTGCCGCTGGGTGTCATGGCGCTCACGATCGCCATACTGTTCAGCGTTCCGTTGGGCGTGCTCTCCGCGATGCGGCGCAGCCGCTCGACGGGCACCGTGATGAGCGTAGGGGCGCAGACCCTCGCCGCCGTGCCGGTGGTCTGGGCCGGAATGATGCTCGTCGTGGTGTTCGCGGTCTGGCTCGGCTGGCTGCCCGCGCAGGGATTCCCGCGCACCGGGTGGGCTGATCCCTGGGCCGCGTTCCGCTCGCTCCTGCTGCCGGCGCTGACCATCGGCATCGTCGAAGGCGCCATGCTCATGCGGTTCGTGCGAAGCGCCACGCTGCAGGCCGTCGGACAGGACTACGTCCGCACCGCTGCTGCCAAGGGGCTGACCCGCGACACCGCGCTCATCCGCCACGGGCTGCCGGTCGTCGGCCTCTCGGTCATCACGGTGCTCGGCCTGCAGATCGCCGGCATCATCGTGGGTGCCGTCGTGATCGAGCAGCTCTTCGCACTCCCCGGCATCGGACGGATGCTCGTCCAGGACGTCAGCCGCCGCGACCTGCCCAAGGTGCAGGGCGAGCTGCTCGTGCTCACCGGCTTCGTGCTGATCGTCGGATTCGTGGTGGATCTCGTGCACCGCCTGCTCGACCCGCGGCAGCGGGAGGCGTCATGA
- a CDS encoding ABC transporter permease: MTDPSTSSGTASTSSGTASGSAATPSRRSRWTWLRRLWALSTGRFGIIVVIGVVVTALVSLVWTPFNPQQVDIADRWAGPSWPHVFGTDGSGRDILSLIMAGSRTTVIVAVGAGIIATVVGIALAALGALTVRWVRESVAVFVDILIAFPVLIIAMMISAVWGGSLWVVIWSVGIGFGVNIARVTRPELRRVLQSDFVLAGRASGLTPAQNLMRHLLPNVAPVFIVQLSWAMAVAVLAEAGLSYLGFGAPVTEPSWGLLLAELQQFITVHPLSVVWPGLAITITVLGLNLLGDALREATDPTLSHGRDPLHPPRGAIRHVPEVVS; encoded by the coding sequence ATGACCGACCCTTCGACGAGCTCAGGGACCGCTTCGACGAGCTCAGGGACCGCTTCCGGGAGCGCGGCGACACCATCGAGACGCTCGCGCTGGACCTGGCTGCGGCGGCTGTGGGCGCTGTCGACCGGTCGGTTCGGCATCATCGTCGTCATCGGCGTCGTGGTCACGGCGCTGGTCTCGCTGGTCTGGACGCCATTCAACCCGCAGCAGGTCGACATCGCGGACCGGTGGGCCGGCCCGAGCTGGCCCCACGTCTTCGGCACGGACGGGTCGGGACGCGACATCCTGAGCCTCATCATGGCGGGTTCCCGCACGACGGTGATCGTCGCGGTCGGGGCCGGGATCATCGCCACGGTCGTCGGCATCGCGCTGGCGGCGCTGGGCGCCCTCACCGTCCGATGGGTGCGCGAGTCGGTCGCCGTCTTCGTCGACATCCTGATCGCCTTTCCGGTGCTCATCATCGCGATGATGATCTCGGCGGTGTGGGGCGGGTCCCTCTGGGTCGTGATCTGGTCGGTCGGCATCGGTTTCGGCGTCAACATCGCACGCGTCACGCGTCCCGAGCTGCGCCGCGTGCTGCAGAGCGACTTCGTGCTCGCCGGGCGGGCTTCGGGGCTCACACCGGCTCAGAACCTGATGCGCCACCTCCTCCCCAACGTCGCGCCGGTGTTCATCGTGCAGCTGTCGTGGGCGATGGCGGTCGCGGTGCTCGCCGAAGCGGGTCTGTCGTACCTCGGCTTCGGCGCACCGGTCACCGAGCCGTCGTGGGGACTCCTGCTCGCCGAGCTGCAGCAGTTCATCACGGTGCATCCGCTGTCGGTCGTCTGGCCGGGGCTCGCGATCACGATCACCGTGCTCGGACTGAATCTGCTCGGCGACGCGCTCCGCGAGGCGACCGACCCGACCCTGTCTCACGGCCGCGATCCGCTGCATCCGCCGCGCGGCGCGATCCGCCACGTGCCGGAGGTCGTCTCGTGA
- a CDS encoding ABC transporter ATP-binding protein produces the protein MTLEVQDLTVEIGGRRVVDGVSFAVPDGARVGLIGESGSGKSLTALAILGLLPDGATAAGSVRWNGRELIGLPDRELAELRGDEIGIVFQEPRTALNPIRTVGTQIAESIRIHEGASRRDAAARAVAEAARVALPDPERITRRYPHQLSGGQRQRVAIAMALACRPRLLIADEPTTALDVTIQAEILDLLRALVADDGMSLVFITHDLAVLSQIATHGVVLEDGRVVEDAPIARLLTAPSSPITQGLLRDATATLWRPGGRP, from the coding sequence GTGACCCTCGAGGTGCAGGACCTCACGGTCGAGATCGGCGGCCGACGCGTCGTCGACGGCGTCTCGTTCGCCGTACCGGACGGCGCGCGCGTGGGGCTCATCGGCGAGTCGGGATCGGGCAAGTCGCTCACCGCACTTGCGATCCTGGGGCTCCTCCCGGACGGCGCGACCGCCGCCGGAAGCGTGCGCTGGAACGGACGCGAGCTCATCGGCCTGCCCGATCGCGAGCTCGCCGAGCTGCGCGGCGACGAGATCGGGATCGTCTTCCAGGAGCCCCGGACCGCCCTCAACCCGATCCGCACCGTCGGCACGCAGATCGCCGAGTCGATCCGCATCCACGAGGGCGCTTCGCGGCGGGATGCCGCTGCCCGAGCCGTCGCGGAGGCCGCGCGCGTCGCGCTCCCCGACCCGGAGCGGATCACGCGCCGCTACCCGCATCAGCTCTCCGGCGGGCAGCGGCAGCGCGTCGCCATCGCCATGGCACTGGCGTGCCGACCGCGCCTGCTGATCGCCGACGAGCCGACGACGGCGCTCGATGTGACGATCCAGGCCGAGATCCTCGACCTGCTCCGCGCCCTGGTGGCCGATGACGGCATGTCGCTCGTGTTCATCACGCACGACCTCGCTGTGCTGTCGCAGATCGCGACGCACGGTGTCGTGCTGGAGGACGGGCGAGTGGTGGAGGATGCCCCGATCGCGAGGCTCCTCACCGCGCCCTCCTCCCCCATCACCCAGGGGCTGCTGCGCGATGCGACAGCAACCCTGTGGCGCCCGGGAGGCCGGCCGTGA
- a CDS encoding carboxymuconolactone decarboxylase family protein yields MSEQPRVHLSRSAPDVYQGLAAFSKTVGGVAAGSGIDDRLKELVQVHVSQLNGCAYCVRVHGDRATKAGVTVDVIAQLPVWRESGVFSDRERAGLELAEAFTFIHEEGIPDDVYDRVGGILTEQEYVALSWILVSINAFNRIAVAGRYHVPPRDDLGREDSDAASGTAW; encoded by the coding sequence ATGAGCGAACAACCCCGAGTGCATCTGTCGCGATCCGCCCCAGACGTGTACCAGGGGCTCGCCGCCTTCTCGAAGACCGTCGGCGGCGTCGCCGCCGGCTCGGGCATCGACGACCGGCTCAAGGAACTCGTCCAGGTGCACGTGTCGCAGCTGAACGGCTGTGCGTACTGCGTGCGGGTGCACGGCGATCGTGCGACCAAGGCGGGGGTCACCGTCGACGTGATCGCTCAGCTGCCGGTGTGGCGCGAGTCGGGGGTGTTCTCGGACCGCGAGCGCGCCGGGCTGGAGCTGGCGGAGGCGTTCACGTTCATCCATGAGGAGGGCATCCCCGACGACGTCTACGACCGCGTCGGCGGCATCTTGACTGAGCAGGAGTACGTGGCGCTCAGCTGGATCCTGGTGTCGATCAACGCGTTCAACCGGATCGCCGTCGCCGGTCGCTACCACGTGCCGCCGCGGGACGATCTCGGGCGAGAGGACAGCGACGCCGCGTCGGGAACGGCGTGGTGA
- a CDS encoding ABC transporter substrate-binding protein, which produces MLRRTALAAASLLAAGALLLTACTGSATPSPSATSEPDPDASAVIRLVLEPSNLDIRQTAGAALDQILVDNVYQGLVARTPDQEIVPSLASDWTISDDGLTYTFTLQEGVTFHDGQELTPEDVVWSLETRKDTAEWSDSARLANVESITADGQEITLTLTEPDSSLLWNLTGRAGLILKQDDTVDYQTAANGTGPFVLTDWVQGDSITFARNEDYWGEKAQVAEVVFDYIPTDQAAVNAALAGEVDVLTGFDANLKDQVEANGDFTVELGKSTDKGTLAFNQASGPLADKRVRQAIRQAIDHDAIVEALASGQTQYGPIPELDPGYEDLSDVAPFDPEAAKTLLADAGVEDLTLTLTIPNFYSTTIPQILVSNLADVGITLEVDSVDFSTWLENVYTKKDYDLSFVLHTEARDFENWANPDYYFTYDNPEVQDLYAQSLAATDPDEAAELLKQAARIVSEDAGADWLYNGASVVAVGTGISGIPTTNVNERLNLAELTKSDG; this is translated from the coding sequence ATGCTTCGTCGCACCGCCCTCGCCGCGGCCTCCCTGCTCGCCGCGGGCGCGCTCCTGCTCACCGCCTGCACCGGCAGCGCGACGCCGTCGCCGAGCGCGACGAGTGAGCCCGACCCCGACGCCTCCGCGGTCATCCGTCTCGTGCTCGAGCCGAGCAACCTCGACATCCGGCAGACGGCGGGCGCGGCGCTCGACCAGATCCTGGTCGACAACGTCTACCAGGGCCTTGTGGCTCGCACGCCCGACCAGGAGATCGTGCCGTCGCTCGCGAGCGACTGGACGATCTCGGACGATGGGCTGACCTACACGTTCACGCTGCAGGAGGGCGTCACCTTCCACGACGGTCAGGAACTCACTCCCGAAGATGTGGTCTGGTCGCTGGAGACCCGCAAGGACACCGCGGAATGGTCAGACTCCGCGCGGCTCGCCAACGTCGAATCGATCACTGCCGACGGGCAGGAGATCACGCTCACGCTGACCGAGCCCGACTCGAGCCTGCTGTGGAACCTGACCGGCCGCGCCGGTCTGATCCTGAAGCAGGATGACACGGTGGACTACCAGACCGCCGCGAACGGCACCGGTCCCTTCGTGCTGACGGACTGGGTGCAGGGCGACAGCATCACCTTCGCCCGCAACGAGGACTATTGGGGCGAGAAGGCGCAGGTCGCCGAGGTCGTCTTCGACTACATCCCGACCGACCAGGCGGCCGTGAATGCCGCGCTCGCCGGCGAGGTCGACGTGCTCACCGGTTTCGATGCCAACCTGAAGGACCAGGTCGAGGCGAACGGCGACTTCACCGTCGAACTCGGCAAGTCCACCGACAAGGGCACGCTCGCGTTCAACCAGGCCAGCGGACCGCTCGCCGACAAGCGGGTGCGCCAGGCGATCCGCCAGGCGATCGACCACGACGCGATCGTCGAAGCGTTGGCGTCGGGACAGACTCAGTACGGACCGATCCCCGAGCTCGACCCGGGGTACGAGGACCTCTCGGACGTCGCGCCGTTCGACCCCGAGGCTGCGAAGACGCTGCTCGCCGATGCGGGCGTCGAGGACCTCACCCTGACGCTCACGATCCCGAACTTCTACTCCACGACCATCCCGCAGATCCTGGTCTCGAACCTCGCCGACGTCGGCATCACGCTCGAGGTCGACTCGGTCGACTTCTCGACGTGGCTCGAGAACGTCTACACGAAGAAGGACTACGACCTGTCGTTCGTGCTGCACACCGAGGCGCGCGACTTCGAGAACTGGGCGAACCCCGACTACTACTTCACGTACGACAACCCCGAGGTGCAGGATCTCTACGCGCAGTCGCTCGCGGCGACCGACCCGGATGAGGCGGCCGAGCTGCTGAAGCAGGCGGCTCGCATCGTCTCGGAGGACGCCGGCGCCGACTGGCTCTACAACGGAGCATCGGTCGTCGCCGTCGGCACCGGCATCAGCGGGATTCCCACCACCAACGTGAACGAGCGACTCAACCTCGCCGAGCTGACCAAGAGCGACGGGTGA
- a CDS encoding M4 family metallopeptidase, with amino-acid sequence MTHAIVPPYLLARIAALQDPELQHAAQAARATLAVPRDYGPARSRLRLSIEDGDTLVAEAVPAPDREISDAQRREVLPGVRVRGEDDAATGDAAVDDAFDGLGVTFDFYWDAFQRNSVDGAGEPLLATVHYGLDYDNAFWNGERMVFGDGDGEIFQGFTGSLSVIAHELSHGVVEASGGLDYTGQSGSLNESIADVFGALAEQHHLGQTVDEASWLIGEGIFTDAVEGRALRSLEAPGTAYDDDVLGRDPQPAHMNGFVVTSDDNGGVHINSGIPNHAFYLTAKALGGHAWERAGLIWYRALTSGTVPADADFATFANATLAAATAEYGEGSEEVDAVRAGWTGVGVLEDAP; translated from the coding sequence ATGACCCACGCGATCGTCCCCCCGTATCTGCTCGCGCGGATCGCCGCCCTCCAGGACCCCGAGCTGCAGCATGCCGCTCAGGCCGCCCGCGCCACCCTTGCTGTGCCGCGGGACTACGGCCCGGCGCGCTCGCGCCTGCGCCTGTCCATCGAAGACGGCGACACGCTCGTGGCCGAGGCGGTGCCGGCGCCGGATCGAGAGATCTCCGATGCACAGAGACGTGAGGTGCTCCCCGGCGTCCGCGTCAGGGGCGAAGACGATGCCGCAACGGGCGACGCTGCGGTCGACGACGCATTCGACGGACTCGGCGTCACGTTCGACTTCTACTGGGATGCGTTCCAGCGCAACAGCGTCGACGGCGCGGGCGAGCCCCTCCTCGCGACGGTGCACTATGGGCTCGACTACGACAACGCGTTCTGGAACGGCGAGCGCATGGTGTTCGGCGACGGCGACGGCGAGATCTTCCAGGGTTTCACCGGATCGCTCAGCGTCATCGCGCACGAACTCAGTCACGGTGTCGTCGAGGCCTCGGGCGGCCTCGACTACACCGGGCAGTCGGGCTCGCTCAACGAATCCATCGCCGACGTGTTCGGCGCCCTCGCCGAACAGCACCACCTCGGTCAGACCGTCGACGAGGCGTCGTGGCTCATCGGTGAGGGCATCTTCACGGATGCGGTCGAGGGCCGGGCCCTCCGGTCACTCGAGGCACCGGGCACCGCGTACGACGACGACGTGCTCGGGCGCGACCCGCAGCCGGCGCACATGAACGGCTTCGTCGTGACGAGCGACGACAACGGCGGCGTCCATATCAACTCCGGCATCCCCAACCACGCTTTCTACCTGACCGCCAAGGCTCTCGGCGGCCACGCCTGGGAACGCGCCGGCTTGATCTGGTATCGCGCCCTCACCTCGGGCACTGTTCCTGCCGACGCCGACTTCGCCACCTTCGCGAACGCCACCCTCGCCGCTGCCACAGCGGAGTACGGTGAAGGATCGGAGGAGGTCGACGCGGTACGGGCGGGCTGGACCGGCGTCGGTGTACTCGAGGATGCACCCTGA
- a CDS encoding Fe-S oxidoreductase, producing MSPIPAPPAGWPEAADRALARGRTLDRIIPGILLDSPISRAGYWYGTTVGWVWGSIWSTGRVEKRAGLWVFRGMPRWAFPRGGTCAGGCFLTGDLPVTERLLRHEAVHKRQWERYGFLMPLLYLLAGRDPLRNRFEIEAGLEDGNYVPRGATRAATSV from the coding sequence ATGAGCCCGATCCCGGCACCCCCGGCGGGCTGGCCGGAGGCCGCAGACCGCGCGCTCGCCCGCGGCCGGACCCTGGACCGCATCATCCCCGGCATCCTGCTCGACTCGCCGATCAGCCGCGCGGGCTACTGGTACGGCACGACGGTGGGCTGGGTGTGGGGCTCCATCTGGAGCACGGGCCGGGTCGAGAAGCGGGCGGGGCTGTGGGTGTTCCGCGGGATGCCGCGCTGGGCCTTCCCGCGCGGCGGGACATGCGCGGGGGGATGCTTCCTCACCGGCGATCTGCCCGTCACCGAGCGGCTGCTGCGGCACGAGGCCGTGCACAAGCGCCAGTGGGAGCGTTATGGATTCCTGATGCCGCTGCTCTACCTGCTCGCCGGCCGCGATCCGCTGCGCAACCGCTTCGAGATCGAGGCTGGGCTCGAGGACGGCAACTACGTGCCACGGGGTGCCACGCGCGCGGCGACCTCAGTCTGA
- a CDS encoding tyrosine-protein phosphatase gives MTESGQEAATLVPGAENFRDVGGLAARGGRTREGILYRSGNLAQLDDAGVAALGALGIRRIIDLRADEEVSYAPSRVDGLEIVTQRVPLFLGSVASFFEDDISLDEMYRRLVTDSAAGVVEVVRGIVNDQPVLVHCTVGKDRTGVTVALALAAAGVDEDAVVADYARTEGLLPQERSRRIVDMLRSLHPDAVHLEDLATRSPAPVMRTLLADLRARYGSPTDYLLAHGLGDDEVAELRRVLVLEDGHPS, from the coding sequence GTGACCGAGAGCGGACAAGAGGCTGCCACCCTCGTTCCTGGTGCGGAGAACTTCCGCGATGTGGGCGGGCTCGCGGCCCGCGGTGGACGCACCCGCGAGGGGATCCTCTACAGATCCGGCAACCTCGCGCAACTCGACGATGCGGGCGTGGCGGCGCTCGGGGCGCTCGGCATCCGGCGCATCATCGATCTGCGCGCCGACGAGGAGGTCTCGTACGCACCGAGTCGCGTCGACGGTCTCGAGATCGTCACTCAGCGCGTCCCGCTGTTCCTGGGCTCGGTCGCGTCGTTCTTCGAGGACGACATCAGCCTGGATGAGATGTACCGGCGGCTGGTGACGGATTCGGCAGCCGGGGTGGTCGAGGTCGTGCGCGGCATCGTGAACGATCAGCCCGTGCTGGTGCATTGCACTGTGGGCAAGGACCGCACCGGCGTCACCGTTGCGCTCGCCCTGGCTGCCGCGGGTGTCGACGAAGACGCCGTCGTCGCGGACTACGCCCGTACCGAGGGTCTCCTGCCGCAGGAGCGCAGTCGCCGCATCGTCGACATGCTCAGGTCGCTGCATCCGGACGCCGTTCACCTCGAAGACCTCGCGACCCGCTCTCCCGCACCGGTCATGCGGACCCTTCTCGCGGACCTCCGCGCTCGGTACGGCTCGCCGACCGATTACCTGCTCGCCCACGGGCTCGGCGATGACGAGGTCGCGGAGCTTCGGAGAGTGCTCGTGCTCGAGGACGGACATCCGTCGTAA
- a CDS encoding ABC transporter ATP-binding protein: MFGPKAFTTALEDADIVVREGSAVGIIGESGSGKSTLMRLLLGLDRPSAGTVEFGGREVDAAASARDLHWLRRETGIVFQDPYASLDPRMSVGRIIGEPLWALGIEGDRRARVREVLEDVGLEPAMADRFPHEFSGGQRQRIALARAIAHRPRLLVGDEPLSALDVTVRAQILELLVRLRARDGLTLLLVSHDIGVVQNLCDEVVVMKDGRIVEDGPTEKVLMQPQVAYTRRLLASIPAIDPRAASS, encoded by the coding sequence CTGTTCGGGCCGAAGGCCTTCACCACAGCGCTCGAAGACGCCGACATCGTCGTCCGCGAGGGTTCCGCGGTAGGCATCATCGGCGAATCCGGGTCGGGCAAGTCGACGCTCATGCGTCTGCTGCTCGGCCTCGACCGACCCTCGGCGGGCACCGTCGAGTTCGGCGGTCGCGAGGTCGATGCGGCGGCGAGCGCACGAGACCTCCACTGGCTGCGCCGCGAGACCGGCATCGTCTTCCAGGACCCGTACGCCTCGCTCGACCCGCGCATGAGCGTTGGGCGGATCATCGGCGAGCCGCTGTGGGCCCTCGGGATCGAGGGCGACCGGCGTGCGCGGGTGCGCGAGGTGCTCGAGGATGTCGGGCTCGAGCCGGCGATGGCTGACCGGTTCCCGCACGAGTTCTCGGGCGGTCAGCGCCAGCGGATCGCCCTGGCGCGGGCGATCGCGCACCGTCCCCGGCTGCTGGTCGGCGACGAGCCGCTGTCGGCGCTCGACGTGACGGTCCGTGCGCAGATCCTGGAGCTCCTCGTCCGGCTGCGTGCCCGCGACGGCCTGACCCTGCTGCTGGTGTCGCACGACATCGGCGTCGTGCAGAACCTGTGCGACGAGGTCGTCGTGATGAAAGACGGCCGTATCGTCGAGGATGGGCCCACCGAGAAGGTCCTGATGCAGCCGCAAGTCGCCTACACGCGACGGCTGCTCGCGTCGATCCCGGCCATCGACCCCCGCGCCGCGTCATCCTGA